The Pempheris klunzingeri isolate RE-2024b chromosome 1, fPemKlu1.hap1, whole genome shotgun sequence genome includes a region encoding these proteins:
- the LOC139202802 gene encoding globoside alpha-1,3-N-acetylgalactosaminyltransferase 1-like yields the protein IIQEVDMLRYISRIHILVSFSILLVLLGATYIYSGHTIPSLSFCQPSDDSPEPHVKDAEMKGCPDSGSQRIGDLIMQAGLKYAQPSTQKGRTDVNAVTNWNAPLVWEGTFDPVVIDAVYKKMDPRVAVVVFAVGKYTRFLRGFLESGEKYFLVDFRVTYYIFTDKEQEVPEIELGKGRKISVVTIPSASRWQEVVFGRMKWATITIDKQIRNEADYVFMMDIDSVFHHRFGAESLSRLSAVLHRGYYKNTNRDHFPYERRATSKAYIPAGEGDYYYTAAVWGGYLEDMYKLVKYCYKQSEEDSKNNIEAVWQEESHLNKYLLYNKPAKVLSPEYLWSDYDPIPADIKVIRISQLVKNYEEVRPNGGH from the exons ATTATCCAGGAAGTTGATATGTTGCGCTACATTTCCAGGATCCATATTTTGGTCAGTTTTTCCATACTCCTCGTTCTCTTGGG GGCCACCTATATCTACTCAGGACATACCATCCCATCCCTCAG CTTTTGCCAGCCCAGTGATGACAGCCCTGAGCCACATGTGAAGGATGCAGAGATGAAAGGTTGCCCAGACAGCGGCAGCCAGAGGATCGGAGACCTCATAATGCAAGCTGG actgaaatatgcCCAGCCAAGCACACAGAAAGG GCGTACTGATGTGAATGCAGTGACAAACTGGAATGCTCCTCTGGTCTGGGAGGGAACCTTTGATCCAGTGGTCATCGATGCAGTCTATAAGAAAATGGACCCTAGAGTTGCTGTGGTGGTGTTTGCTGTTGGCAA ATACACCCGTTTCCTGAGAGGCTTCCTGGAGTCAGGTGAAAAGTACTTTCTCGTTGATTTCAGGGTCACTTACTACATCTTCACAGACAAGGAACAAGAAGTTCCTGAA ATTGAACTGGGTAAGGGCCGGAAGATCTCAGTTGTCACTATCCCCAGTGCCAGCCGCTGGCAGGAAGTGGTGTTTGGCAGGATGAAATGGGCCACCATCACCATTGACAAACAA ATCCGTAATGAAGCAGACTATGTTTTTATGATGGACATCGACAGCGTTTTCCACCACCGTTTTGGAGCCGAGTCTCTCAGTCGACTGTCTGCTGTGCTTCATCGTGGCTACTACAAg AACACAAACAGGGATCACTTTCCATATGAGCGCCGGGCCACATCCAAGGCCTACATTCCTGCTGGGGAAGGAGACTACTattacactgctgctgtttggggtGGATACCTGGAGGACATGTACAAGCTAGTCAA ATACTGTTACAAGCAGTCAGAGGAGGACTCCAAGAATAACATTGAAGCTGTGTGGCAGGAGGAGAGTCACCTTAACAA gtacCTGCTGTACAACAAACCAGCCAAGGTGCTGTCTCCAGAGTACCTGTGGTCAGACTATGATCCCATACCAGCAGACATTAAAGTCATCAGGATCTCCCAGTTGGTCAAGAACTATGAAGAAGTGCGGCCCAATGGTGGACACTGA
- the mpc1 gene encoding mitochondrial pyruvate carrier 1, with the protein MAGTIARKAIDHLKSKEFRDYLTRWHFWGPVANWGLPIAAISDMKKSPEIISGRMTFALSCYSLLFMRFAYKVQPRNWLLFACHFTNEGAQLIQGSRLIKYNMAKKTES; encoded by the exons ATGGCGGGGACAATTGCACGGAAAGCTATTGACCACCTGAAGAGCAAAGAGTTCAGGGATTATTTGACGAGGTGG CATTTCTGGGGTCCGGTAGCAAACTGGGGTCTTCCTATAGCTGCCATCTCAGACATGAAGAAGAGCCCTGAGATCATCAGCGGCAGGATGACGTTCg CTCTGTCCTGCTATTCACTGCTCTTCATGAGGTTCGCCTACAAGGTGCAGCCACGCaactggctgctgtttgcttgccACTTTACCAATGAGGGAGCACAGCTAATCCAGGGAAGCCGTCTCATCAAATACAA